A single region of the Gossypium arboreum isolate Shixiya-1 chromosome 12, ASM2569848v2, whole genome shotgun sequence genome encodes:
- the LOC108479470 gene encoding sorbitol dehydrogenase-like has protein sequence MGKGGKSHQEGEENMAAWLVGLNTLKIQPFKLPPLGPHDVRVRMKAVGICGSDVHFLKTLRLADFVVKEPMVIGHECAGIIEEIGSEVKNLVPGDRVALEPGIGCWRCDLCKEGRYNICPDMKFFATPPVHGSLARQVVHPADLCFKLPDNLSLEEGAMCEPLSVAVHACRRANISPETNVLVMGAGPIGLVTLVAARAFGAPRIVVVDVDDYRLSVANNLGADGVVKVSTNMQDIPQEVERICEMMGAVGVHVTFDCAGFNKTMSTALSATRAGGKVCLVGLGHNEMTVPLTPAAAREVDIIGIFRYKNTWPLCIELLRSGKIDVKPLITHRFGFSQKEVEEAFETSARGGDAIKVMFNL, from the exons ATGGGTAAAGGAGGGAAATCTCATCaagaaggtgaagaaaacatggctgCTTGGCTTGTGGGTCTTAACACCCTCAAAATTCAACCTTTCAAGCTCCCTCCTCTAG GACCCCATGATGTAAGAGTTAGGATGAAAGCTGTTGGCATCTGTGGAAGTGATGTTCACTTTCTCAAG acACTGAGGCTTGCAGATTTTGTGGTGAAAGAACCAATGGTGATAGGGCATGAGTGTGCTGGGATCATAGAGGAGATTGGAAGTGAAGTCAAGAATTTAGTGCCTGGTGACCGAGTGGCATTGGAACCAGGGATTGGTTGCTGGCGATGTGATCTTTGCAAGGAAGGTCGATACAATATATGCCCTGATATGAAGTTTTTCGCCACTCCACCGGTTCACGGTTCTCTTGCCCGTCAG GTAGTGCATCCTGCAGACCTGTGTTTCAAGCTGCCAGACAATCTAAGCTTGGAAGAAGGAGCTATGTGTGAGCCCTTAAGTGTAGCGGTTCACGCTTGTCGCCGAGCTAATATCAGTCCAGAAACCAATGTGTTGGTCATGGGAGCAGGACCAATAGGTCTCGTTACACTTGTGGCAGCTCGTGCTTTCGGGGCACCTAGAATTGTCGTTGTAGACGTGGACGACTATCGACTATCTGTTGCTAATAACCTCGGTGCCGATGGAGTTGTTAAAGTCTCAACAAATATGCAG GACATACCCCAAGAAGTTGAAAGAATATGTGAAATGATGGGAGCAGTAGGAGTGCATGTAACCTTTGACTGTGCAGGCTTTAACAAAACAATGTCGACTGCTTTGAGTGCCACTCGAGCCGGTGGCAAGGTTTGCCTTGTTGGATTAGGCCATAACGAGATGACCGTCCCACTTACACCAGCTGCTGCTAG GGAGGTTGATATTATTGGGATATTCCGGTATAAGAACACTTGGCCTTTGTGCATTGAGCTTCTAAGAAGTGGTAAGATTGATGTGAAGCCATTGATAACTCACAGGTTCGGGTTTTCCCAGAAAGAGGTTGAAGAAGCTTTTGAAACTAGTGCTCGCGGTGGCGATGCCATTAAGGTCATGTTCAACCTGTGA
- the LOC128285224 gene encoding zinc finger CCCH domain-containing protein 48-like, with translation MSLLCWDQFLLSCSLDQTIKVWVATENGNLGVTYTHNEEYGMLNLRGMHDLESKPVFLCACNDNYVRLYELPSFSEG, from the exons ATGTCCTTGCTTTGCTGGGATCAGTTTCTTTTATCTTGTTCATTGGACCAAACAATAAAA GTATGGGTGGCTACTGAGAATGGAAACCTGGGAGTAACATACACTCACAACGAAGAATAT GGCATGCTTAATCTTCGTGGGATGCACGACTTAGAATCCAAGCCGGTCTTCTTGTGTGCATGCAACGACAATTATGTCCGGCTTTATGAGCTGCCGTC GTTCTCCGAGGGGTAA